In Bradysia coprophila strain Holo2 unplaced genomic scaffold, BU_Bcop_v1 contig_687, whole genome shotgun sequence, a genomic segment contains:
- the LOC119083485 gene encoding sex peptide receptor, translated as MIDPEELHQFNGKSFHLLNSEQNISDRYNEYSMNPTDMPYDDDIYYEDMYCLNVNMNNMSYLNISCETNLSYSVPLYGYFAPFLLFTTVTANTLIVLVLSKRNMATPTNLVLMAMALCDMFTILFPAPGLWYMYTFGNHYKPLAPISACYAWNVFNEVVPATFHTASIWLTLALAVQRYIYVCHAPVARTWCTMPRVRKCIFYICLAAVLHQSTKFFDRSYTPVEIDFNNETTTVCHISIADWVDKYIGDDLYFSSYYLFRIVFVHLVPCVSLVTLNILLFKAMKQAQDRRKILFRENRKKECKKLRDANCTTLMLIVVVTVFLIVEIPLAVISALHIISSAIIEFLDYRVANLFILFANFFLMVSYPINFAIYCGMSRQFRETFKEIFIRRAVSGKKDNSSRYSLVNGPRTCTNETVL; from the exons atgattgaTCCGGAGGAACTACACCAATTCAACGGCAAAAGCTTTCATCTATTGAACAGCGAACAGAACATATCCGACCGATACAATGAATATTCGATGAACCCCACGGATATGCCGTACGATGATGATATCTACTACGAGGACATGTACTGCTTGAACGTAAATATGAATAACATGTCTTACTTGAACATTTCGTGTGAGACAAATCTTAGCTACTCGGTACCGTTGTATGGATATTTTGCCCCATTCCTGCTTTTTACTACCGTTACG GCCAACACGTtaattgttttggttttgagcAAACGAAATATGGCCACCCCAACGAATCTTGTGCTAATGG caATGGCCTTATGCGACATGTTTACTATATTATTTCCTGCTCCGGGGCTGTGGTACATGTACACATTTGGAAATCATTACAAGCCGCTGGCACCCATATCAGCGTGTTATGCGTGGAATGTCTTTAATGAG GTTGTTCCAGCTACTTTTCATACAGCCTCGATATGGTTAACATTGGCATTAGCTGTGCAAAG GTATATTTATGTTTGTCATGCTCCAGTTGCCCGTACATGGTGCACCATGCCAAGAgttagaaaatgtattttctataTTTGCCTAGCAGCTGTTTTACATCAGAGCACAAAGTTCTTTGATAG ATCCTACACTCCCGTTGAAATCGATTTCAACAATGAAACAACAACCGTTTGTCACATCAGTATAGCAGATTGGGTGGATAAGTACATCGGAGACGATCTATATTTCAGTTCATATTATTTATTTCGCATCGTATTCGTGCACTTAGTGCCATGTGTAAGTCTCGTcacattaaacattttattgttcaaaGCAATGAAACAAGCCCAAGATCGACGGAAAATTCTGTTCCGAGAAAATCGCAAAAAGGAATGCAAAAAACTGCGTGACGCTAATTGTACCACATTGATGCTGATTGTGGTGGTCACGGTATTTCTAATTGTCGAAATACCATTGGCAGTTATATCAGCGCTGCATATCATATCATCGGCAATAATCGAATTTCTCGACTATCGCGTGGCAAATCTATTTATCCTGTTCGCCAATTTCTTTCTAATGGTTAGCTATCCAAttaattttgcaatttattgCGGCATGTCCCGACAATTTCGTGAAACATTTAAAGAAATATTCATTCGACGTGCCGTTTCGGGTAAAAAGGACAATTCATCCCGCTATTCGCTGGTAAATGGACCACGAACGTGCACGAATGAAACGGTTTTATAG